A portion of the Clostridium gelidum genome contains these proteins:
- a CDS encoding MurR/RpiR family transcriptional regulator, which translates to MEKLKDTNNLTTQEQLIASYILENPDKVKSVSSHQLARLAYTSQSTVIRLCRKLGFDSFREFQIEYNLDYKNSLLHCEINNDTPINMKTRYEEIVHLLPKIQMNTITKLQSTLNQNKMIRIANYLVHSDYIDLYGLGISNIIINQAAFKFRSIGFNCTAHDGLNSHYILAANNNKRVALLLTFTGANATILEISKKLKKNHIYTVIICEYNSEKLHDYCDEVICIDSGISYLNLESYTSIISAHFAFDILFSLMLTSNYDKSLEASINLLSEKNKTNK; encoded by the coding sequence ATGGAAAAACTTAAAGATACAAATAATTTAACAACTCAAGAACAACTTATTGCTTCTTATATCTTAGAAAATCCTGATAAAGTAAAATCTGTTTCCAGTCATCAGCTTGCAAGGCTGGCTTATACTTCACAATCCACAGTTATTCGTTTATGCAGAAAATTAGGCTTTGATTCATTTAGAGAATTTCAAATTGAATACAATCTAGATTATAAAAATTCACTTTTACATTGTGAAATTAATAATGATACGCCAATTAACATGAAAACAAGATATGAAGAAATTGTTCATCTGCTTCCCAAAATTCAAATGAATACTATTACCAAACTTCAATCAACCTTAAATCAAAATAAAATGATTCGTATTGCCAACTATTTAGTACATTCAGATTATATTGATCTTTATGGCCTTGGTATTAGTAATATAATTATAAATCAGGCTGCTTTTAAATTTAGGTCTATTGGTTTTAATTGCACAGCTCATGATGGATTAAATTCACATTATATTCTTGCTGCAAATAATAATAAAAGAGTTGCCTTACTGTTAACATTCACAGGTGCGAATGCTACCATTCTTGAAATTTCAAAAAAATTAAAGAAAAATCATATTTATACAGTTATTATATGTGAATACAATTCAGAAAAATTGCATGACTATTGTGATGAAGTTATCTGTATAGATTCAGGAATTTCTTATCTAAATCTAGAATCTTATACTTCCATTATTTCAGCACATTTTGCATTTGATATTTTATTTAGTTTAATGTTAACAAGTAATTATGATAAAAGTCTTGAAGCATCAATAAATTTATTAAGCGAAAAAAACAAAACTAATAAATAA
- a CDS encoding L-cysteine desulfidase family protein, translated as MKNCDVNYKNYLQILKEELVPAMGCTEPIAIAYAAAKATEVLGCIPERVIVEVSGNIIKNVKSVIVPNTNHLKGISAATAAGIIAGQAEKKLEVISYVTEEEKQKIKEYLGTCAIEVKMADTPFIFDIQMNVFYKDSSVKLRIVNYHTNIVLIEKCGEILYHKEATVSKEDGLSDKRLLNVEDIIDFANSVDIKDIEDIIGRQIEYNSSIAKEGLKNSYGANIGSVLLSTYGSDVKVRAKAKAAAGSDARMNGCELPVIIISGSGNQGMTASLPVIEYANELQVSKEKLYRALVISDLVTIHQKTGIGRLSAYCGAICAGAGSGAGIAYLYGGGYEEISHTIVNALSIVSGIVCDGAKASCAAKIAAGVDAGILGYYMYKNGQQFRDGDGIVKKGVEATISNIGKLAKDGMKETDKEIIKIMIGN; from the coding sequence ATGAAAAATTGTGATGTGAATTATAAAAATTATTTGCAGATTTTAAAAGAAGAATTAGTACCTGCTATGGGATGCACTGAACCAATTGCAATTGCATATGCAGCAGCAAAGGCTACAGAAGTATTAGGATGTATACCTGAAAGAGTTATAGTAGAAGTGAGTGGAAATATTATTAAGAATGTTAAAAGTGTTATAGTTCCTAATACAAATCATTTAAAGGGAATATCAGCTGCAACAGCTGCTGGTATTATAGCAGGTCAAGCTGAAAAGAAACTAGAAGTTATTTCTTATGTAACTGAAGAAGAAAAACAAAAGATTAAAGAATACTTAGGCACTTGTGCTATAGAGGTTAAAATGGCAGATACTCCATTTATATTTGATATACAGATGAATGTATTTTATAAAGATTCATCTGTAAAATTAAGAATTGTAAACTACCATACTAATATTGTTTTGATTGAAAAATGTGGTGAGATACTTTACCACAAAGAAGCAACTGTATCAAAAGAAGACGGTCTTAGTGATAAGAGATTACTGAACGTAGAAGATATTATTGATTTTGCAAATTCTGTGGATATAAAAGATATAGAAGATATTATTGGCAGACAAATTGAATATAATTCATCAATTGCAAAAGAAGGATTAAAAAATAGTTATGGCGCCAATATAGGAAGTGTACTACTTTCAACATATGGTTCTGATGTAAAAGTAAGAGCAAAGGCGAAAGCCGCAGCAGGGTCAGATGCTAGAATGAATGGATGTGAGTTGCCTGTTATTATCATTTCAGGCAGTGGGAATCAAGGAATGACAGCTTCGCTTCCAGTTATTGAATATGCTAATGAACTACAGGTTTCAAAAGAAAAACTTTATAGAGCCTTGGTTATTTCAGATTTAGTTACAATACATCAAAAGACTGGAATAGGAAGACTTTCTGCATATTGTGGTGCTATTTGTGCAGGTGCTGGAAGTGGAGCTGGTATTGCTTACCTATATGGAGGCGGTTATGAAGAAATTTCCCATACAATTGTTAATGCTTTATCTATAGTTTCGGGAATTGTTTGTGATGGAGCTAAAGCATCTTGTGCAGCTAAAATTGCAGCAGGCGTTGATGCAGGAATTTTAGGATATTATATGTATAAAAATGGTCAACAATTCAGAGATGGGGATGGCATAGTAAAAAAAGGTGTTGAAGCAACAATAAGCAATATAGGCAAACTTGCTAAAGACGGAATGAAGGAAACTGATAAAGAGATTATTAAAATTATGATTGGAAATTAA
- a CDS encoding 6-phospho-beta-glucosidase codes for MEKKPIKIVTIGGGSSYTPELMEGFIKRYEELPIKEMWLVDIEEGKEKMEIVGAMAQRMWDASPYEVKIHLTLDRREALLGADFVTTQFRVGLLDARIKDERIPFSHGMLGQETNGAGGMFKAFRTIPVILNIVEDMKELCPDAWLINFTNPSGIITEAVIKHGGWKKCIGLCNVPVIALTKEAEMFGVTERDLVHQFAGLNHFHWHKVTDVHGNNLTDKIIDKMYVEDTGTPANIFDVKFLIDQLKEMQLIPSEYHRYYYMQDEMLKHGLEEFNGIGTRAQQVKVTEAELFELYKDPKLNNKPEQLTKRGGTHYSDAACECINSIYNDKRTHMVVSTQNNGAITDLPYDCIVEISSIITGKGAMPLNWGKFNSAERGWVQCMKAMEECVIKSAITGDYGLALQAFLLNPLVKSGACAKGLLDELLVSHKKYLPQFSDKIAELEADGVVSKDSVVMDLMVNGH; via the coding sequence ATGGAAAAGAAACCTATAAAAATTGTTACAATTGGTGGAGGAAGTAGTTATACTCCAGAATTAATGGAGGGATTTATTAAAAGATATGAAGAACTTCCAATTAAAGAAATGTGGTTAGTAGATATCGAAGAGGGAAAAGAAAAGATGGAAATTGTTGGAGCCATGGCACAACGTATGTGGGATGCATCTCCTTATGAGGTAAAAATACATTTAACATTAGATCGTAGAGAAGCTTTGCTAGGAGCTGATTTTGTTACAACACAGTTCCGTGTTGGTTTATTAGATGCTCGTATTAAAGACGAAAGAATTCCTTTCTCACACGGTATGTTAGGACAAGAAACAAATGGCGCAGGTGGTATGTTTAAAGCATTCCGTACAATTCCTGTTATCTTAAACATCGTAGAAGATATGAAAGAATTATGTCCTGATGCATGGTTAATCAACTTTACAAATCCATCTGGAATTATTACTGAAGCTGTGATTAAACATGGTGGGTGGAAAAAATGTATCGGCTTATGTAACGTACCAGTTATTGCATTAACTAAAGAAGCAGAAATGTTTGGTGTAACTGAAAGAGATTTAGTACATCAGTTCGCTGGATTAAACCATTTCCATTGGCATAAAGTTACTGATGTACATGGTAATAACTTAACTGATAAGATTATTGACAAAATGTATGTTGAAGATACAGGAACTCCAGCTAACATTTTTGATGTTAAATTTCTTATAGATCAGCTAAAAGAAATGCAGTTAATTCCTAGTGAATACCACAGATATTATTATATGCAAGATGAAATGTTAAAACATGGATTAGAAGAATTCAATGGTATTGGAACTCGTGCACAACAGGTTAAAGTAACAGAAGCTGAATTATTTGAATTATACAAAGATCCAAAATTAAACAATAAACCAGAACAGTTAACAAAACGTGGTGGAACACATTATAGTGATGCTGCATGTGAATGCATCAATTCAATTTACAATGATAAAAGAACTCATATGGTAGTTAGTACTCAAAATAATGGTGCAATTACTGATTTGCCATATGATTGTATAGTGGAGATTTCTTCTATCATTACCGGTAAAGGTGCTATGCCACTTAACTGGGGCAAATTCAACTCCGCTGAAAGAGGTTGGGTACAGTGTATGAAAGCTATGGAAGAATGTGTTATTAAATCCGCCATCACTGGTGATTATGGATTAGCTTTACAGGCGTTTCTATTAAACCCATTAGTAAAAAGTGGAGCTTGTGCTAAAGGATTACTAGATGAATTATTAGTTTCACATAAAAAATACTTACCACAATTTTCTGATAAGATTGCAGAATTAGAAGCTGACGGTGTAGTATCTAAAGATTCTGTTGTTATGGATTTAATGGTTAATGGCCATTAA
- a CDS encoding GNAT family N-acetyltransferase yields MINIIDTKVSDFKIRFAEENDTKLILDFIKELADYEKLLDEVVATEEVLYDSLFVQKKAEVIIGEYEGKPVGFALFFHNFSTFLGKPGIYLEDLYVKPEMRGKGLGKIILSFLGKLAVKRNCGRLEWWCIDWNESSIEFYKEMGAKPMDEWTVYRVCDSELCDLANKF; encoded by the coding sequence ATGATAAATATTATAGATACAAAAGTGAGTGATTTTAAAATTAGATTTGCAGAGGAAAACGATACTAAATTAATATTAGATTTTATAAAAGAATTAGCAGATTATGAAAAATTATTAGATGAAGTAGTGGCAACTGAAGAAGTTTTATATGATTCCTTGTTTGTGCAAAAAAAAGCAGAGGTAATTATTGGAGAATATGAAGGAAAACCAGTAGGATTTGCATTGTTTTTTCATAATTTCTCAACTTTTCTAGGAAAGCCAGGCATATATTTAGAGGATTTATACGTAAAACCAGAGATGAGAGGAAAAGGACTTGGTAAGATTATATTATCATTTTTGGGAAAACTTGCAGTAAAGCGTAATTGTGGTAGACTTGAATGGTGGTGTATAGATTGGAATGAATCATCTATAGAATTTTATAAGGAAATGGGAGCTAAACCCATGGATGAATGGACAGTATATAGAGTTTGCGACTCAGAACTTTGCGATCTAGCAAATAAATTTTAA
- a CDS encoding M42 family metallopeptidase: MELSINKKYILDTAKEILEFDSPTGFCFEIMDVIKSIAEGFGYDFETTNKGCGIITMKGKSEEKTIGLSAHVDTLGAMVRSITTEGKLKFTLLGGPIVPTLDSEYCRIRTREGKKYTGTFLSTSPAAHVFDDSSSKIRDPKNMEVRIDENVKSKKDTQDLGICPGDFIFIDPKTTITESGFIKSRFIDDKGSVACLVGLLELFNREKIVPNFTTKILISTYEEVGHGASYIPSDITEMISVDMGCIGDDLSCTEYDVSICAKDSGGPYDYNMVTDLVNLAKANELKYAVDIYPFYGSDVGAALKAGNNIRGALIGPGVHASHGMERTHYSALENTVKLLYLYLA; this comes from the coding sequence ATGGAATTGTCAATTAATAAAAAATATATATTAGATACAGCTAAGGAAATATTAGAATTTGATAGCCCAACAGGCTTTTGCTTTGAAATAATGGATGTAATAAAAAGCATAGCAGAGGGCTTTGGATATGATTTTGAAACAACTAATAAAGGTTGTGGAATTATAACCATGAAAGGTAAGTCAGAAGAAAAAACAATAGGATTATCTGCTCATGTAGACACTTTAGGTGCTATGGTTAGATCTATTACAACAGAGGGAAAATTAAAATTCACACTACTTGGAGGACCGATTGTTCCAACCTTAGATAGTGAATATTGCAGAATTAGAACAAGAGAAGGAAAAAAATATACTGGTACATTCTTAAGTACAAGTCCAGCAGCACATGTTTTTGATGATAGTTCAAGTAAAATTAGAGATCCTAAAAACATGGAAGTAAGAATTGATGAAAATGTTAAATCAAAAAAAGATACTCAAGATTTAGGAATATGTCCTGGAGATTTCATATTTATAGACCCTAAAACTACAATTACTGAAAGTGGATTTATAAAATCAAGATTTATAGATGATAAAGGTAGTGTAGCATGTCTTGTGGGATTGTTAGAATTGTTCAACAGAGAAAAAATAGTTCCAAACTTTACAACTAAAATATTAATTTCAACTTATGAAGAAGTAGGCCATGGTGCTTCATATATACCAAGTGATATTACAGAAATGATATCAGTTGATATGGGATGTATTGGGGATGACTTAAGTTGCACTGAATATGATGTTTCGATTTGTGCTAAAGATTCAGGGGGACCTTATGACTACAATATGGTTACAGACCTAGTTAATTTAGCTAAAGCTAATGAATTAAAATATGCAGTAGACATTTATCCATTCTATGGTTCAGATGTTGGAGCTGCACTTAAAGCTGGAAATAATATTCGTGGAGCACTTATAGGACCAGGAGTTCATGCATCTCATGGAATGGAAAGAACACATTACAGTGCTTTAGAAAATACAGTTAAACTTTTGTATTTATATTTAGCTTAA
- a CDS encoding HAD family hydrolase yields MKAVIFDMDGVIIDSEPIHFETDMETMKYLGCNISKEELEKYVGTTNEYMFSDIKKNYNIEKSVEDIINYRAEIIKNKIVQSGLEPIEGIRELLSELKKKNIPAAIASSSPKDFINVVVSKFKLQEYFKYIVSGEEVENGKPAPDVYIETAKKLGIAPKDCTVIEDSKNGVLAAKVAGMRCIGFQNINSGNQDLSKANVIVKSIAEIKLSYL; encoded by the coding sequence ATGAAAGCAGTTATTTTTGACATGGATGGAGTAATTATTGACAGTGAGCCAATCCACTTTGAGACAGACATGGAAACGATGAAGTATTTAGGATGTAATATTTCAAAAGAAGAACTAGAAAAGTATGTAGGTACAACAAATGAATATATGTTTTCAGATATAAAGAAGAATTATAATATAGAAAAATCAGTTGAAGATATAATTAATTATAGGGCAGAAATAATTAAAAATAAGATAGTACAATCCGGTTTAGAACCAATAGAAGGAATTAGAGAATTGTTAAGTGAATTAAAAAAGAAAAACATTCCTGCTGCAATTGCTTCCTCATCCCCTAAAGACTTTATAAATGTAGTAGTATCAAAGTTTAAATTGCAAGAGTACTTTAAGTATATAGTAAGCGGAGAAGAAGTAGAAAACGGAAAGCCAGCACCTGATGTTTATATCGAAACTGCCAAGAAATTAGGAATAGCTCCAAAGGATTGTACAGTTATTGAAGATTCTAAAAATGGTGTATTAGCTGCTAAAGTTGCAGGAATGAGGTGTATCGGCTTCCAAAATATTAATTCAGGAAATCAAGATTTATCTAAAGCCAATGTTATTGTTAAATCAATTGCAGAAATAAAATTGTCGTATTTGTAA
- a CDS encoding leucine-rich repeat domain-containing protein, with translation MRHNKLKKLALLAVILCINSIPVVTYAKDTTVNSEITTQSKIEIDDNWLTREVASQLKKKVGNLTEQDFVNIKKIDLHYDNIDNNIPEEIKLLKNLEYLNLNSCKIDGQAPESLGDLPKLTYLDLGDNKLEGLPDNIKKKIISGKYSYCDVEGNKSKLEEGWYFLKGKWCYLDRNGDRSKGSKRIDGKDYEFTEDGNVREGWETDKDNNKYYYDRVSGAIKSKWQQVSGKWYYFNEEGIMQKGLQTIKGVKFYLNDSGEMVTGWQKIDNNNYNFSSTGGMQYGWLTLDDKKYYLDQSTGAMASGEKTINGEKFKFSTDGSLIKNTWIDNYTYIQANGKSVNTYSNYSHSNTNYQLFKYMTDVNNQMSVDNTAVWLHGGDTSNNCVYFASEVLRRTGVNIPKATANTYQFENQLKSLGFTYSYDFSQLKPGDIIFTNNYTHVYIFMCWDVDGYAYIVDNQRTSYGNSVLHRRQIYQDTAISDRATHFFYYPK, from the coding sequence ATGCGACATAATAAATTAAAAAAATTAGCGCTACTGGCTGTGATTTTATGTATTAACAGTATTCCGGTAGTAACTTATGCAAAAGATACTACTGTAAATAGCGAAATCACTACACAAAGCAAGATTGAAATTGATGACAACTGGCTTACGCGAGAAGTTGCTAGTCAATTGAAGAAAAAGGTTGGAAATCTTACAGAACAAGATTTTGTAAATATTAAAAAAATTGACTTACATTATGATAATATTGATAATAATATACCAGAAGAAATAAAATTATTAAAAAATTTGGAATATTTAAATTTAAATTCTTGTAAGATAGATGGACAAGCTCCAGAATCTTTAGGAGACTTACCTAAGTTAACTTATTTAGATTTAGGAGATAATAAGCTTGAAGGATTACCTGATAATATTAAAAAGAAAATTATAAGTGGAAAGTATAGTTATTGCGATGTAGAAGGTAATAAATCTAAACTCGAAGAAGGTTGGTATTTTCTAAAAGGTAAATGGTGTTATTTAGACAGAAATGGAGATAGAAGTAAAGGAAGTAAAAGAATAGATGGTAAAGATTACGAATTTACCGAAGATGGGAATGTAAGGGAAGGCTGGGAAACAGATAAAGATAATAATAAGTATTATTACGATAGAGTAAGTGGAGCTATAAAAAGTAAATGGCAACAAGTTTCTGGAAAATGGTATTACTTTAATGAAGAAGGCATAATGCAAAAAGGGCTGCAAACTATTAAAGGTGTTAAATTTTATTTAAATGATAGTGGAGAAATGGTTACTGGATGGCAAAAAATAGATAATAATAATTACAATTTTTCAAGTACAGGTGGAATGCAATATGGTTGGTTAACTTTAGATGATAAAAAATATTATCTTGATCAAAGTACAGGAGCAATGGCATCCGGAGAAAAGACTATAAACGGTGAGAAATTTAAATTTTCTACTGATGGTTCATTAATTAAAAATACGTGGATTGATAATTATACATATATTCAAGCTAACGGTAAGTCTGTAAACACGTATTCTAATTATTCACATTCTAATACTAATTATCAGTTATTTAAATATATGACTGATGTAAATAATCAAATGAGTGTTGATAATACTGCTGTTTGGTTACATGGAGGGGATACTAGTAACAACTGTGTATATTTTGCATCAGAAGTTTTAAGAAGAACTGGAGTTAATATTCCAAAGGCGACAGCTAATACTTATCAATTTGAAAATCAATTAAAGAGTTTGGGATTTACATATAGTTATGATTTTTCACAATTGAAACCAGGAGATATTATATTTACAAATAATTATACCCATGTATATATTTTTATGTGCTGGGATGTAGATGGATATGCTTATATTGTGGACAATCAAAGGACAAGCTATGGGAATTCAGTTCTTCATAGAAGACAAATATATCAAGATACTGCTATCTCAGATAGAGCAACTCATTTTTTCTATTATCCTAAGTAA
- a CDS encoding GTP-binding protein — protein sequence MKAQVDIFSGFLGAGKTMLIKKLLNEKVYGKNTVIIENEFGEIGIDSEILKESNLEIKEINSGCICCEVSGDFGGAIFEVLNKYKPDNIIIEPSGVAKLSEILNILKGMQFKDKVEIRNIFTLIDIRNYDMYLKNFKEFYENQIRKANKIVLSRSQLVEDKKIKTTIDSIKKFNSKAEIIYKPWESIKGSDFFKTNEIEEKKEMFIVKSNQSKTFIKKVNHSAKEVFETYPIDLDYDTSTQEIQRKFELIENSEKYGQIIRAKGFIKGTDGGYYQFDYVPNEFKSRKIKWSNKKVVSIIGSKLNKKELKQLFS from the coding sequence ATGAAGGCTCAGGTTGATATATTTTCAGGCTTTTTAGGAGCAGGTAAAACAATGCTAATTAAGAAGTTATTGAATGAAAAAGTTTATGGGAAAAATACAGTTATTATAGAAAATGAATTTGGAGAAATAGGAATAGATTCAGAGATATTAAAAGAAAGTAATCTTGAAATTAAGGAAATCAATTCGGGCTGTATATGTTGTGAGGTTTCAGGAGATTTTGGAGGAGCCATATTTGAAGTTTTAAATAAATACAAACCTGATAATATAATAATTGAACCCTCAGGAGTAGCTAAATTAAGTGAAATATTAAATATATTAAAAGGAATGCAGTTTAAAGATAAGGTTGAAATTAGAAATATTTTTACTTTGATTGATATTAGAAATTATGATATGTATTTAAAGAATTTTAAAGAATTTTATGAAAATCAAATAAGAAAAGCAAATAAAATTGTGTTAAGTCGAAGTCAATTAGTAGAGGATAAAAAGATTAAAACTACCATAGACTCTATTAAAAAGTTTAATTCTAAGGCTGAAATAATATATAAACCTTGGGAAAGCATAAAGGGCAGTGATTTTTTTAAAACAAATGAAATTGAAGAGAAAAAGGAAATGTTTATTGTCAAATCTAACCAAAGTAAAACATTTATTAAAAAAGTAAATCATAGTGCTAAAGAGGTTTTTGAAACATATCCTATAGACCTCGATTACGATACTAGTACACAAGAAATTCAAAGAAAGTTTGAGCTTATAGAGAATAGTGAGAAGTATGGACAAATAATAAGAGCAAAGGGATTTATAAAAGGAACTGATGGAGGATATTATCAATTTGATTATGTTCCAAATGAATTTAAGAGTAGAAAAATCAAATGGTCTAATAAAAAAGTTGTTTCAATAATTGGAAGTAAATTAAATAAGAAAGAATTAAAACAATTATTTAGTTAA
- a CDS encoding GTP-binding protein — MKIHIEIVTGFLGSGKTSFINSLLSETQVEGEKILIFQLEHGEKKISQSTDINYFVEIKKLNEVKDLKKEMIYSIKKYNPNRIIIEYNGTSNLKELIDILNEKIYSDYSKVTTIFFVADGKNLNKYIDNVGSFIIPFIQYSNMIVVNNMDYCKKEVLDEGFKKVRNINPKAYILKVSNKYTLKYALKEANVLDNGYLKKLKIKFANYK, encoded by the coding sequence ATGAAAATACATATTGAGATTGTAACAGGTTTTTTAGGCTCTGGGAAAACTTCATTTATAAACTCTTTATTAAGTGAAACTCAAGTTGAGGGAGAAAAGATTTTGATTTTTCAACTTGAGCATGGAGAAAAAAAAATCTCACAATCAACGGATATAAATTATTTTGTGGAAATTAAAAAATTAAATGAAGTTAAAGACCTTAAAAAAGAAATGATTTATTCAATAAAGAAATACAATCCCAATAGGATAATTATTGAATATAATGGAACTTCTAATTTAAAGGAATTAATTGATATATTAAATGAAAAAATTTATAGCGACTATAGCAAAGTTACTACAATATTTTTCGTTGCAGATGGGAAGAATTTAAACAAATATATTGATAATGTGGGAAGTTTTATAATTCCATTTATACAATATTCAAACATGATAGTCGTAAATAACATGGACTATTGTAAAAAGGAAGTCTTAGATGAAGGTTTTAAAAAAGTAAGGAATATTAATCCTAAAGCTTATATTTTAAAAGTGAGCAATAAGTATACTTTAAAGTATGCTCTTAAAGAGGCTAATGTCCTAGACAACGGATACTTGAAGAAATTAAAAATCAAATTTGCAAATTATAAATAG
- a CDS encoding permease translates to MVNYNRKRLNFFILCVIILILFIYKKNAINLNIEEIGDFASIFTSIILEAIPFIIIGSFVSAIIQIFISEEIISRLIPNVNIFGYLGAALIGLIFPVCECAIIPITRRLIKKGVPIGFGVTFMLAVPIINPVVIMSTYYAFYDKQSMVILRTAGGFVAAILIGIIVNSLEENKHSIILDSVENDNYCNCGCNDIFPNQSKFKAIFEHTNREFLDIMGYLIFGAFISSGFQVFVSHGGFNFISDNKILVIIFMMFLGFSLSLCSEADAFVARSFLANYSFSGVAAFLILGPMLDLKNLIMLSGTFKKKFVFKLSLTTISVVFIISCLFVICGI, encoded by the coding sequence ATGGTTAATTATAATAGGAAAAGGTTAAATTTCTTTATATTGTGTGTAATAATATTAATACTCTTTATTTATAAAAAAAATGCAATAAATTTAAATATAGAAGAAATAGGGGATTTTGCAAGTATATTTACGAGTATAATTCTTGAGGCAATCCCGTTTATTATTATAGGCTCTTTCGTATCTGCAATAATTCAAATTTTTATATCCGAAGAAATTATATCTAGGTTAATACCGAATGTAAATATTTTTGGGTATTTGGGAGCAGCTTTAATTGGACTTATTTTTCCAGTTTGTGAATGTGCGATTATTCCTATAACAAGGAGGCTTATAAAAAAAGGTGTACCCATAGGTTTTGGAGTAACCTTTATGCTTGCAGTACCTATAATTAATCCAGTGGTAATAATGTCTACTTATTATGCATTTTATGATAAGCAATCTATGGTTATACTTAGAACAGCTGGTGGATTTGTAGCCGCAATTTTAATTGGAATCATAGTGAATTCTCTTGAAGAAAATAAACATTCCATAATTTTAGATTCTGTAGAAAATGATAATTATTGTAATTGTGGATGTAATGATATATTTCCAAATCAAAGTAAATTTAAAGCAATATTTGAGCACACGAATAGAGAGTTTTTAGACATTATGGGGTATTTAATATTTGGAGCTTTTATATCTAGTGGCTTTCAAGTTTTTGTCTCTCATGGAGGATTTAATTTCATTTCTGATAATAAAATATTGGTCATAATTTTTATGATGTTTCTTGGCTTTTCCCTATCCCTTTGCTCAGAAGCAGATGCTTTTGTTGCAAGAAGTTTCTTAGCTAATTATTCATTTAGTGGAGTAGCAGCTTTTTTGATTTTAGGGCCTATGCTTGATTTAAAGAATCTGATTATGTTATCTGGAACTTTCAAAAAGAAATTTGTATTTAAGCTGAGTTTAACGACAATTAGTGTTGTATTTATAATTTCTTGTTTATTTGTCATATGTGGAATATAA
- a CDS encoding TIGR03943 family putative permease subunit, with protein MRRFNFDEFLWFIVLILLDLSIIYLVFTGKIDFYIGDKMIKYIYITIVMISIITIFQFKNVFTSKGNGNIKKKLLPIVLTVILGIISINKQETFKHIELNKELTESKVSSMDMKSLYEHELDDSLIKGDNNNKEILIINEDNPMVLEDIRINPEKYIEMKLEIHGFVCKQSYLNKNQFIIGRIVMSCCAADSKAVGIIGEYDKAYDLNENEKIIAHGTISSSTIRDDNNASHKVPIIKIEKLELE; from the coding sequence GTGAGAAGATTTAATTTTGATGAATTTTTATGGTTTATAGTTCTTATTTTATTAGATTTATCAATAATTTATTTGGTATTTACAGGTAAGATAGATTTTTATATAGGAGATAAAATGATTAAATATATTTACATTACTATAGTAATGATAAGTATAATTACAATTTTTCAATTTAAAAATGTATTTACATCAAAAGGAAATGGTAATATTAAAAAGAAATTACTACCAATTGTGCTAACTGTGATATTAGGCATAATTTCAATTAATAAGCAAGAAACTTTTAAACATATTGAACTTAATAAAGAACTTACAGAAAGCAAAGTAAGCAGTATGGATATGAAATCATTATATGAACATGAATTAGACGATAGCTTAATTAAAGGTGACAATAATAATAAAGAAATTCTAATAATTAATGAAGATAATCCTATGGTACTTGAAGATATAAGAATAAATCCCGAAAAATATATAGAGATGAAATTGGAAATTCATGGATTTGTATGCAAACAAAGTTATTTAAATAAAAACCAATTTATTATAGGAAGAATCGTGATGTCTTGCTGTGCAGCTGATTCAAAAGCTGTTGGGATAATAGGAGAATATGATAAAGCTTATGACTTAAATGAAAATGAGAAGATCATTGCACATGGAACAATTAGTAGTTCAACTATAAGAGATGATAATAATGCAAGTCATAAGGTACCAATAATAAAAATAGAAAAATTAGAACTTGAATAA